A single Triticum dicoccoides isolate Atlit2015 ecotype Zavitan chromosome 2A, WEW_v2.0, whole genome shotgun sequence DNA region contains:
- the LOC119358496 gene encoding FT-interacting protein 7-like: MESIQGWLEKIFYFSTEPTQLPGSAYSLVETKPPLPVKVGQCGAATKMASIYDMVEPMSYLCVSVVKARDLPTMDITGALDPYVEVKLGNFKSVTRHLEKNANPVWRQMFTFSAAHLQSNQLEVIVRHKDVLRADFVGRVVFDMSDIPSCIPPDSQLAPQWYHLSDAHGERFPHGNSLGEIMLAVWLGTQPEETFLEAWHSGTHSLSRERLMNTRSKVYYSPKLIYLKVFIITAQDLFGADKDRPLAAAIAKIQIGNQIRRTRPGQLQGSANPAWNEEFMFVVSEPFEDPLVVTVEEKVVAGRDEPISRVIIPVASPYVPRNGLVKSVPSKWFTLLRRMTVDEAAADVTTGIKHREHSKTFTSKIQLRMSLETAYHVLDESTCYISDLHPAAKLRKSAIGILKVEILGARDLAVGVENPYVVAKYGRKWVRTRTLLNTTAPQWNEQHTWDVFDVSTVITIAVFNDSHGVANDQRIGKVRIRVATLETDRMYTQYYPLMVLTPSGLKKMGQLHLAVRFTCKSWPKMLAMYGKPLLPELHHTNPIPAPQMDYLRFKAMEMVASRLGRAQHPLRREVVESMLDFDNRTYMFSLRRSKANFYRITLLFSGGVAVAKWLDGICKWKNPPTTILVHVVFLKLVCCPELILPVVFLCMIIIGAWNYFRRPRRAPNIDTVLSCVELAHPNELDEEFDGLQPPHIDAMLRWYNDVSYPDELDEEFDTFPTSKPDDIVRLRYERLRSLFGMVQTVVGDLAAQGERAQLLLRWHDPRLTPVFIALSLVMPVVLYLTPFRVVAMVMVLYFLRPPWFRGRTNLLLNLYSRLPSSDDVMP; this comes from the exons ATGGAAAGTATCCAG GGCTGGTTAGAGAAAATATTTTACTTTTCTACCGAGCCGACTCAACTACCAGGCTCGGCGTACAGTCTGGTCGAGACGAAACCACCACTTCCCGTTAAAGTCGGTCAGTGTGGCGCGGCGACGAAGATGGCGTCGATCTACGACATGGTGGAGCCGATGTCGTATCTGTGCGTGAGTGTGGTGAAGGCGCGGGACCTGCCCACCATGGACATCACCGGCGCGCTGGACCCGTACGTAGAGGTAAAGCTGGGAAACTTCAAGAGCGTGACGCGGCACCTAGAGAAGAACGCCAACCCGGTGTGGCGACAAATGTTCACCTTCTCTGCCGCCCACCTGCAGTCCAACCAGCTTGAGGTTATCGTCAGGCACAAGGATGTTCTTCGTGCCGACTTTGTTGGCCGCGTCGTCTTCGACATGTCCGACATCCCCAGCTGCATCCCACCTGACAGCCAGTTGGCCCCGCAATGGTACCACCTTTCCGATGCCCACGGCGAGAGGTTCCCCCATGGCAATAGCCTCGGCGAGATTATGCTCGCCGTTTGGCTTGGCACGCAGCCTGAGGAGACCTTCCTAGAGGCGTGGCACTCAGGTACGCACTCCCTCTCCCGAGAGAGGCTCATGAACACGCGCTCCAAGGTGTACTACTCCCCCAAGCTCATCTACCTCAAGGTCTTCATCATCACGGCGCAAGACCTCTTCGGCGCTGACAAGGACCGACCGCTGGCGGCGGCCATCGCCAAGATCCAGATTGGCAACCAGATAAGGAGGACACGGCCGGGGCAACTGCAGGGGTCGGCGAACCCGGCGTGGAACGAGGAGTTCATGTTCGTGGTTAGCGAGCCATTTGAGGACCCCCTGGTTGTGACGGTGGAGGAGAAGGTTGTCGCCGGGAGGGACGAGCCAATCAGCCGTGTTATCATCCCTGTGGCCTCCCCGTATGTGCCGCGCAACGGCCTGGTCAAGTCGGTGCCGTCAAAATGGTTCACCCTATTGCGCCGCATGACGGTGGATGAGGCAGCGGCGGACGTCACGACGGGGATCAAGCACCGAGAGCACTCCAAGACGTTCACCAGCAAGATCCAGCTTAGGATGAGCCTGGAGACGGCGTACCACGTGCTGGACGAGTCAACGTGCTACATCAGCGACCTGCATCCAGCGGCG AAACTCCGCAAGAGCGCCATTGGCATCCTGAAGGTGGAGATCCTGGGCGCTCGTGACCTGGCCGTGGGCGTGGAGAACCCGTACGTGGTCGCCAAGTACGGCAGGAAGTGGGTGCGCACACGCACTCTCCTCAACACCACCGCGCCGCAGTGGAACGAGCAGCACACCTGGGATGTGTTCGACGTCAGCACGGTCATCACCATCGCAGTCTTCAACGACTCCCACGGCGTTGCCAATGACCAGAGGATCGGCAAAGTGCGCATTCGCGTCGCCACCCTCGAGACGGATCGCATGTACACCCAGTACTATCCTCTCATGGTGCTTACCCCGTCCGGGCTGAAGAAGATGGGGCAGCTCCATCTTGCAGTCCGCTTCACCTGCAAGTCTTGGCCCAAAATGCTGGCCATGTACGGCAAACCACTGCTTCCCGAATTGCACCACACCAACCCCATCCCCGCGCCACAGATGGACTACCTCCGGTTTAAGGCCATGGAGATGGTGGCCTCGCGGTTGGGCAGGGCCCAGCACCCACTGCGGAGGGAGGTGGTGGAGTCCATGCTCGACTTCGACAACCGCACCTACATGTTCAGCCTGCGACGGAGCAAGGCCAACTTCTACCGGATCACCTTGCTCTTCTCTGGCGGCGTCGCGGTCGCCAAATGGTTGGACGGCATCTGCAAGTGGAAGAACCCACCGACGACGATTTTGGTGCACGTGGTGTTCCTGAAGCTGGTGTGCTGCCCGGAGTTGATCTTACCCGTCGTGTTCCTGTGCATGATTATTATCGGGGCGTGGAACTACTTCAGGCGGCCACGGAGAGCTCCAAACATAGACACGGTGCTGTCATGCGTGGAGCTCGCGCACCCGAACGAGCTGGACGAGGAGTTCGATGGACTGCAGCCACCGCACATAGATGCAATGTTGCGGTGGTACAATGATGTGTCATACCCGGACGAGCTGGACGAGGAATTCGACACGTTCCCGACATCCAAGCCAGATGACATCGTGAGGCTGAGGTATGAGCGGCTGCGGAGCCTCTTTGGGATGGTGCAGACGGTTGTCGGCGACCTGGCTGCGCAGGGGGAGCGCGCGCAGTTACTGCTCCGCTGGCACGACCCCAGGTTGACGCCCGTCTTCATTGCGCTCTCACTGGTGATGCCCGTCGTACTGTACCTGACGCCGTTCCGGGTGGTTGCCATGGTGATGGTGCTATACTTCCTCCGGCCCCCGTGGTTCCGAGGCCGGACCAACCTGCTCCTCAACTTGTACAGTCGTCTGCCTTCCAGTGACGACGTGATGCCATAA